The genomic interval ttatgtgtatttgtgtgcctgtgttcatTTATGTGTATCCAGTATGTGGGGGACCCTGCGATGCCAGAGAAGGGCATtaaatcccctagaactagaattacaggcagttgtaaaccatcatgtgagtgctggagacCCTtgagtcctctgccagagcagtgcatgctcttaagGACCGGGGCCTCTCTCCTCCAGCCCCAGGtgcttttggtttgcttgtttggtttggtttttgagacagtctcattgtgtagccctggctttgtGGGACTCACTatggaggctggcctggaactcccagagaGAGCCGCCTTCCTCTGTGTCTGCCTTTgcggtgctaggattaaaagtgtgtaccacaaCCCCCAACTCAGgattctgtgttttaaaagatgtgtgtgtgtgtgtgtgtgtgtgtgtgtgtgtgtgtgtgtaggactgGAGCAAGGACTGtgtacttaagagcacttgctactcttccaaaggaccagaatTTTGTTTTGAGCAAGAAAACCAAGCAGCACAGCTACATTGTGAGCTCtagctcaaaaaaacaaaaagaactttttttttttgcacataaTTAATCCTATTCCAGGTTTGTTTCTCTTAGTATAGTTTCCCAAAATGGGTAACTAGAATTTTCAGTTActtaaatattttggaaatgtGCCAATAGAATGTTGGTAGcctgaaaatacattttacttgAAAAGATCCAGTGAGATTCATAGTTCCCATTGAAATAACTGGCTACTGTCCAAGACAGCTCTAAATCACAAATTCTGAGGGAGTTGTTGCTGTATGAATCCCCTACCTTGAGAGAAAGCACCATTGACTTCACTGTCCTGCGCATCAGGGTCCTGCCCTTGTGCCTCACCTACTTCCTGGGCTCCTTCTGGAAGACTGTGTTTAGGCCCATCCCTGTTCTTACAGGTCCTGATAGAGAGGTCTTCAGGCCCCAACATTTCATGGCAGGTTTCCAGTGAATCGTTCTCAGGCCTAGGTATTGGTTGACATGTTTCAGGTGAATAGTCTTCAGGCCCAGGTGAATATTCTTGGATTGTTTTATGAGAGGAGACTATAGGCATAGTGAATTCTTTGTAAGTCTCATGAGAAATGAATTCAGGTTCAACTGCTTCTTGGTGTGTTTTTGTAGAAAGGTCCTCAGATTCAGTGCATTCTTGGTCTTTAGAAAAGAAGCCTTCAGTCACAGCCATTTCTAGCTCTGGGTCAGAAGTGGTATTTTCTGGTGTGACTGATGTAGGAGTTGTGGCAAGTGGACAGCCTTCAGCGACATCTGACTGGGGAAGTGTTTCTGGGCCAGCAGCATCTCCAGGTGTTATACAGGGGAAGGCTTTGGGGACAGTCATCTCAGGAGAGAAGACTTCAGGTCTGGCCACATCTAGGCACATTTTCAAAGTATGTTTTTGAAGCACAGATGTTTCCTGGCACATTTTAGGAGAGAGTGCCCCAGGTCCAGCCATATCTTGGGGTACTTTGGAAGAATGGTTTGGGGACACAGTTGTCTCCTGGCACATTTTAGGAGAGAGTGCCCCAGGTCCAGCCATATCTTGGGGTACTTTGGAAGAATGGTTTGGGGACACAGTTGTCTCCTGGCACATTTTAGGAAAGAGTGCCCCAGGTCCAGTCATTTCTTCATGTGCTTTGGGAGAATAGGTTTGGGGCACAGCTGTCTCCTGGCACATTTTAGGAGAGAGGACCTCAGGTTCGGCCATATCTTGGCACATTCTAGGAGAATGTTGAAGTACTTCTATTTCTCTGCACATGGTAGGAGAGAGGTCTTCAGCTTTGGCACTCTGTTGGTGTGTTTGAGAATGTTTCTGTATTGCTGTTTCTTGGCACTGAATGCTTTCTTGGTGTACTTCAGAACAGTGTTCTGCAGTCACAGCTTTTGTGGGGGATGCTACCAAGGGGAGGGTTTCAGTTGCAGAGTTCCCAGGGTGCACAGTTTCTTCCTCAGCAGGTACCAATACCTCCTgcacagtttctttttctgtttgtgacCAAGGCTCTGCCTTTTGCTCCAAGTTCCCttgtttctttctgcctctttgatttccttttcctgttctctGATACTTGCGttttttctgttctctgcagAGAGACCAGAATTAATGTCAGCAACAGAGCTACAGGATTCAAATGAATGTTTCCAATATCCACCCCTATCTTTGTGGTCTTATTAAATGACCTTAAACAAGCACTTACACTCCCCAGACATTAATTTTCATGTTTGCAAATGAATAATCCTAAGTGTTCAATGTTAAGAAAGTGTTCCTTTAGGAGTTTATGGTTTTAAAGATaaagtgtgtatctgtgtgtgtgtgtgtgtgtgcaatgtgtgagctgtggtgtgtgtgtacacacacacaatgaaatgagaaagggaggaaggagagagatagaaaaagagagagacagaaagacagagagagggaaggagggagttaGAACCCTTgaggagatagttcagtggtaatGGGCTTGGTTGAGGTCTAGCTAttttcagcacccatgtaaaaatatGGAGTATGTGGTGCCATGAGTTTGTAATCTCATAGCTGTGGAGGCAGAGATCCCTGGGCCTTCCTAGCCAACTAGTTGATGAACTCAGGCCAataagaggccctgtctcaaaggagatgGATGGTGTCCCTGATGATCACACTTGTGGTTGTCTCCTTGTTGgctcctacacacatacacatgcatttataAGAGGGAGGAAATGTGTTAACCCAAACTAAAGATGTATGGAAAAGCCTATGGAAATCCACTGGTTGGcaaactaattaaaatttttaattagggctgaggagatggctcagcacttactgccaagcctgttGACCTGAATTCATTCCCAGGATCCATatggtggtaggagagaactgactcccacaggttgtcctctgacttctatatgcTTGGATGCTCCCATACActcacatactaaataaataaaatgtaacttaaaatataacttttgccaggcggtggtggcgcacacctttaatcccagcacttgggaggtagaggcaggtggatttctgagttcgaggccagcctggtctacagagtgagttccaggacagccaaggctacacagagaaaccctgtctcgaaaaaaccaaaaataaaataaaatataactttttaaaagcctGGTTATGGTGGCATAaacctttaatctaagcactcgggaagcagaggcaggtggatctctacgtttgaggccagtctggtctacagagcaaattccaggacagtaaggactacacagagaatccctgtctcaaaaaccctgAGTTTGGATGGAAATACCCTATATGAGTAGACAGCACTTCCCCCAGAAGTTCTACAGTGACATATACCTGCAAGCACAGTATTCTACAAACTGAGGGAAAGTGCTGCTGCCTGCCTGGAGTTccagaccatcctgggctacagtgtTAAGACCCTACCTTTTTTATTTGTTCCCATTTTGTGACTGTGTTTTACAATGTAACCTTAGCTGGACTGAGaattactatgtagaccagactggggtCAAACTCACAAATACCTGTctatctctgactcccaagtCCTGGACTAAAGTTGTGTGTCTCTACATCTGGCTCTGAGGCCCTATCTTTACAAAATTAACCAAATAAAGGTAAAGGCCCTAACGGTAATGTTATGGCACCtcagcatttgtttgtttgtttgtttgtttcaaaacagggctctggatgtcctggaacattctgtagtccaggctagcttcaaacttagagattcaccttcctctgcctcccaagtactgggattttaaaggtgtgcactgccatgcccagcttgacACCTCAGCCTTTTGAACTATTATTCCAAGGTAACGAGACAATtacaaaatcttttttgtttgtttggtttggctttgagacaagatctttctatgtagtccaggctggcctcaagcttggcGGTCCTCTGCCTTTCCTGCCCAATGTTGAATTCTAGATGCTCACCACCAAGCCTAACTTTGTCAAATGATAACTTttcacttatatttatttattttatgggtgggGGTACGcatgtaccgtgtgtgtgtgtgtgtgtgtgtgtgtgtgtgtgtgtgtgtgtgtgtgtatgtgttttagaggacagctttcaggagttggctctctttctgccatgtgggttctaagACTCAAACTCAGGATATAGGTTTGTGGGTAAGCACCCTTATCTACTGGGCCACCTAGCTGGCTGCAATGTATGATATAAAATTCTTATTGTCTGCCAAGTATGCAGCTTAAAAAGGGAGAATATgaggcatgatggctcacacctaaAATCAcagaacttgagaggcaaaggcagaaggattgctggagagatagcccaatAATTAAACTCCTGAAACAAGAGGCTGGAGCGATGGGTCACCAGCCAAGAGCactgttcccagtacccatgtggcaCATGTACCTACACGTACAGACAAAGCATCAGTGTACATTAAAATTAGAGGGGTGGGGGAACCTTGCTGATAAGTAAAAATGACCAGCCTGATGTCCTCAACTTCCTAGTCTTTGACCTTGGGCACATTACAGAACATCTTAGTGCACCTCAATTTTGTCCTATGCAAAATGGAGACAATAGCACCCCCTCATAGCCTGCAGTGACAGAAGTGAATCACAATAGTGCCTGTGACATAGACGGACTAGAGATGGCTCCTGGATATATATGCCTCTATAGTAATGTCAGAGTTCTAATTTATACTGTGCCTGTGATTCAGTCATCTAAGTTGTCTGTAATTCTTATAGCCACTACAGCAAAttggaaaatattatttattttacctataaCACAGCGAAGAAATGGAGAGGCTGAATAGCTTGCCCTAGTCACAAAGGAGCATGGACCTAAAGTTTGGTATCTTTATACTTTATACTaaagtatatttgtatgtgtagaCATACTCATAACACCATACGAGTGTGTGCTAGAGGGCAGCATTCAGGAGTTGGCTCTCCTGCTATGTGGGTTCTCTCTGgccatgatgatggtggtgatgatgatgtgtgCATGGGTGAAGGTCAGAGCACATCTTTCTACATTTGGTTCTTTActcccaccatgtggatcccagcgAGGGACCAGGCTTGGTATAAGGTCCTTTACCCAGTGAAGCCATCTATCTTACTGCTTTATTTCatgaagatttattattattacttttaaaagtgtacgtgtgtgtgtgtgtgtgtgtgtgtgtgtgtgtgtgtgtgtgtgtgtagatttgcACACATGAGGCCAGAGGTGTAGGGGACCCCtttggagctggggttataggtagtTTCAAGTTGCCCCTTATGGATGTTAAGAACTAAATTTGTGTCCTTGGCAAAAACAGTATGTAGTTTTTAACTattaagctatctctccagctccatagtGCCTTACTCTGCAGCATAAAGTGcctggcctggagttcacagcaatcctcctgcctttgcctctcaagttctgTGATTttaggtgtgagccatcatgcctcGTAtcctctcttttattattattattttttattattttaaaatgtattcttctctcatatattacattcagACCAccgtttcccctcccttcttccccctatctcccctcttccccagatccacttctcctctctttccgttCAGAAACAAGTAGGGCTCCCAGGGTTATCAGCCAGACAGGGCATAACACGTTACAACAGGACTAGGCATACGTcttcacatcaaggctggacgaggcaactcagtaggaggaaaagggtcccaatagcaggtaaaagagtcagtctttgtgtttccatatgtgtTCTCGCTAAGCCCTGTCAAGCATGAAGTTTGAAATCTTCCACCACCACTCTCTTGCGTGCTGGTATGCACCACCAAATCAGGCCTTACATACCTTTTAAACACTGGCAAAACCAACAAAGGTTAGCAGAAGCTACCCTGGATGGTCCAGGCAGGCAGCCTTCAGGGGCTGGAGCCTGCCTCAGAGACTGacgaagacacagagaaagaaagcagggcaAACAAGTCTTCGTCAGGGCAATACTGCTGTGACCTTAGGCAAGAGAGTCAACCCACTTGATTCCACATtagaagcaaacacacaaagaccaaaaCCACAGGTACAACACCAAGTGCTTCACCAGAGGACTGTTGTGAAGATGGTGTGAGCTGAGGAGCCACACCCACACTCACCCCCCTCTCAGGTAAAGAACCTACCCAAAGAGCCACTGGGACATCTGCCTCCCCTGGGCCTCAGCTCTTCTCTTCCTCAGTTGTTCCCTGTTTCTCAGACTCCAAGCTCCAATGATGTCTGCGGACGAAAAGAAAAGTCACTGCAGTGTAACGGTGACCCTCGGTGGGCCTAAACATGTATCTCACCACAGAAACTTGTTtagttactatttatttatttatttatttttaaatcacattatttCACATGGATaggtgtgttttgcctgcatgtgtgtctgtgcaccacatgagtgTCTGGTGTCtaaggatgccagaagaggacgtcagatacCCTAgatctggagttagagacagttaggagctgccatgtgggtgacggaaattgaacccaagtcctctggaagagcaaccaatgctcctaactgctgagccatctctccagttatCTACAGAATTTTACAAACCCTATCCTGGGTTTTGCCCTGGATTTTTGAATTCAAAGACTATATCCTCACTATCCTtacaccttaaaaaaaataatgtggaggagatttttttttttttgagatagtgtctcagtATGTAGTCTAGGCCTGGAATTTGTGtgggctgacctcagactcagagaacCACCTGTCCCTGTActaagagtgctgggattaaagacctgcaacaacacactcaggagagcagatcttttttttttttctttaatttttggggctttttttgagacatggttgtgtagccctggctgtcctggaacttgcttcatagaccaggctaacctcaaactcagagatccacctgctcttgcctcctgagtgctgggattaaaggtgtgtgctgaaGCAGGCATTTAATGAGCATTTGAGAGTGACCTACACAGATTTGTACAGCAGTATGCTATCAACCTACTGACTTACtcaaaataaatctatatttgtACAAGTATTTTGGGGGcaggggtttcgagacagggtttctctgtatagccctggctattctggaactcactctgtagaccaggctggcctcgaattcagaaatccacctgcctctgcctcccaagtgctgggattaaaggcatgcgccaccaccgctggcTGTACAAGTAATTTTTTAAACAGCTATATTCTCTTATGCTTTTAGTATTAGATTCTACCCTTAggattatgttttaaattatttgggaggttggagagatggctcagtggttaagagcactgattactcttccagaggtcctgagttcaattcccagcaaccacataatggctcacaaccatctgtaacgggagtccgatgccatcttctggtgtttctgaagatacccacatacataagtaaataaatcttttttaaaaaatttaagcctggtggtggtggtgcacacctttaatcccagcacttgggaggcagaggcaggtggatttctgagttcgaggccagcctggtctacagactgagttccaggacaaccagggctatacagagaaaccctatctccaaaacaaaacaaaacaagttaataaaattatttgagatACTAAGGGTACTGTGAAAAGGAAATTCTGGGctgggatgatggctcagcaggtaaagctcTTGCCACAGAAATGTGAGGACCAGGTTCATATATATCCAGTGTCCATAAGTTAAGTGAGTATGGTGGTTTGCATGCAGTCCTACTTTGTAAGCCTGAGACAGGGATTCCCCAAAGCCAACTAGCTAGGTAGACGAGTCAAactggcaagctctgggttcaggtgTGAGACTCTAACTCAATATATAAGGTAGAGAACGATGAAGGAAAAAGATACCTGATGTCAAATCCTGGcctaaacacacatgcacgtgtcCACATACACGaaaatatacaacacatacacatgcagtttttcaataaaagaaatgtttaaaatatactgtCACCTAGATTTGAGAAAAACTGGTAGGACTTTGACACAGAGCTCATGGGAGTGTCTGATCTGTACTGAGAGTCCAAGAAAGGAAGTGCCCTTGGACCAGAACCCTTCTTAGGGTaacagtttgctttctttctttcgtccttttctctattccttcctttctctctctccctgtctttctttcttttctctgtctttctttctttctttctttctttcttccttttctctttcttcctttctttccctctctccttctttccttctttttctggtagtgctgggaatttaacccagGCCTCACACATGATAACAAGCATTATGATACTGAGCTATGTTCCCAGCTCAGGGATTCTTGAtggataaaaattatatttttaccaACCtctaattaaatttataattttcttcaaagTATGGATGTGAGTAAAGAGCCACAGTGGTTTTAGCAGTGTGGCACTTTATCATTCAAAAGAAGTGAAAGGATATTTTTTCCTACACGACACTACAATTCTTGCATGTAGCTTCAGTGTGATCACTTGTGGATATGGATTTTTTGGATTTGCTATGACGTGTGATATGACTTAACACATCTATAAATAAGCACATATATTGTTATATCATGATTTTAACAGTGTTAATAACTACCTTAATACAATAATGACCTTTGTTATCCTGTGTGTTTAAGCTTTTTTTAATTCCAAGGAAGAATCTATAGGTTCATTAGAAGCTGAAAGTTTTCAAACTGTGCCCTAGGATAACTCAGAGCCCAGGGTTCCACATAACATTTTGAGAAATGTTACTTTAGAATAGACCTTAAGATAAATTAGAAGCCAAAAGAGTAAGCATTCGGACAGGTCAGACCCTAGCAGAGATCCCGTAGCCACATCCTTCCAAATGTCCTGCCAACTGGCTCTGTCACAGGACAGGAGGAGCAGGATCCTCTTGCCACAGCTGCTCAGCACAGGGTATCTCTACGGTCTCCCATTTCAGAGAATTTCTTACTAACAATTTCTTTATTTGCCCCTTGTGTTTCTCTAGACTGTTTAGTTCTTAGCATCCAAATGCAGCTCAGTGAGTCAGACCCATCTTCCCGTGGATGTAACCAATTATTACTCCTTTCATCTGACCAGTACCCAAAcaactgaaaaagagaaaagtgatATCTTCCTAGGAGCCCCAGCTCTGAAGGTCTGTCCTTACCTGGAGCATAAGACTTCTGTAGAGGAAGTTCAGGGGTCTGGTGGCGCTTCAGATGAGATCGGTCCTTCCCCACGTCCATCTTGCTACAATGCCTTCTTGGAATTTGCTCCAACTTCACAAGCAGCCTAAAAGCTTTTTGAAAATATCAAAactaactcttaaaaaaaaaaagccacagaacACGCACACTCAAGTCTGCTTGTCACTTCCCGCCTAAAAGTTTTATCTGGTTAGACCACAGCTGTGGGCAAATTCCACCTTCTTTATCACACTGCACAGGTGTGAGGGGATATGGCTGGCCCTGTCATGCTGTAAGCTCACTATTTATACAGGGAACCCCTGTGACACAGTCTGGCATGTGCAACCTCCCACTTGGCAGCCATGTAGGTCTGTGTGCCAGCATGTGCCTGGGTTCCTTTTTAGGACACCAAATGTCTGTGCCATTCCAGGCTGTGGTCAGAAGGATGGCTTTTTCATGAATGGAGGTGGCCATGTATAGGAAGAACCCTGGGTTTAGGCTCTGACCAACTCAATCGCCCAGAATGACCCACATTCCTTTCCTGTGCCCTTAGTTGCAAAATGAGTAACCAGTCACTTTTGCCTGTTTTGTACATTTCTTATGAGAGTGAAGCTTATAGAGTTAGCTATTGATTACTCTTCCTAGGTGGGCTATTGATTAATCTTCCTAGGTGTGGCTCTTTTCACCCTAAGCTGTTGCAAACTATCAGCAAGCCTTGCTGTTATAACCCTAGAGTAGACACTAGAGATAAAGCCCTAACTAGGCTAACAAAGCTAGCCTCCACTTCTCACCAGTCAGAATAACTAGTGAAGTCCGCTGTTAACAGAcctgggatgcagggatgggggagaggaagagcctTTCTGAGTGAAAAAACCTGGCATTATGTTCCAGAAATGAAGTTGAAATCGAAGGAACTGCTCTATCTCCATCAGATAAGTGGACTGAAGACAGTAGGCACAGGGGACCATGGCTCAGCCACAGAGGGAACATGGAGGCCAAGGTCAGGAGACACAGGGCTCATTGTGTTCTGGAGACAGACTGAGAAGAAAAAGGTTTGAGTTCCAGAACCACCCTAGTTCAAGTTAGCCAGGAGCCAGCGCAGACCGGCCATGTAAGACATCTTCCGTATGCCCGGCACACTGATCAATGGTACCTTTGGTATCTAACATACTGAACATCAGTAAATGTTAgctgttttattattaataaggATATGGGCACAGTACAGTGGCACACACTGCCATCCTGGCACTTGGCAGATAcaggcagaagggtcagaagttcaagattatcctcagaTGTATAAGAAGTTAGacgccagcctgggctacatgagaacctctccatctcctccctctacctctccaaGCACCTTCTCTCcatatatgtgcaaatatactatatactttctctatgttgtatgtgtgtataatagaACACATAGAAAGGCTGTAATTAgcagagtgtggtggcacacatgtatttcttagtttattattttatgtaaatatgctGCAGCTGTCTTTCGATAACTACaggagggggcatcagatctcattacagatagttgtgagccaccctgtagttgctgggatttgaactcaggaccttcagaagtgcagccagtgctcttaaccgctgaaccatctctccagcagcatTTCTTAGTTTAAACTATAACTTGATCTGCCAAACTCTAgttccttcctttattcttgtttgttttggacaGGATCACTTTACACCGCCCAGGCAGACCTcaactcaccatcctcctgcctcagtgtcctgagtgctaggattgggTATGTATGTCACCATGCTAACTGAGGAATAAGTTTTGAAACATTCTGAAAAGGATTGACAATGGCACAGCAAACACCCAAGTGTTTCCCCACCACTAAAGTGTTACCTTTGTTGTAAACAAACACGGTTTACATTCTGTTCCTTACCTCTCCATTTTGCACGTAAACTATTGAAAGCTCAGGTAACTCCTAGGGGAGTGCTAGTCAGAGGGACCTCATGATGAAGAATAACAGGAACTTTCTAATATACCTCTtaaatgtttttggttttcatATATAGGATTAAAGGCTTCAATATAATCTTTGAAAATTAGTTTTATAATCTAGACCagcattttaaatattgtaagctctttgtttgatttctgtctgggctttgttttgttgttgtttgagggtTTTTCCTGgtattgtgtttttttcttttggcttgatttggtttttattcatttatttgttttttgagaaaggtctctctctatagctctggctgtcctggatatcactatgttgaccaggctag from Mastomys coucha isolate ucsf_1 unplaced genomic scaffold, UCSF_Mcou_1 pScaffold18, whole genome shotgun sequence carries:
- the Hemgn gene encoding hemogen isoform X3 translates to MDVGKDRSHLKRHQTPELPLQKSYAPDIIGAWSLRNREQLRKRRAEAQGRQMSQWLFGEQKKRKYQRTGKGNQRGRKKQGNLEQKAEPWSQTEKETVQEVLVPAEEETVHPGNSATETLPLVASPTKAVTAEHCSEVHQESIQCQETAIQKHSQTHQQSAKAEDLSPTMCREIEVLQHSPRMCQDMAEPEVLSPKMCQETAVPQTYSPKAHEEMTGPGALFPKMCQETTVSPNHSSKVPQDMAGPGALSPKMCQETTVSPNHSSKVPQDMAGPGALSPKMCQETSVLQKHTLKMCLDVARPEVFSPEMTVPKAFPCITPGDAAGPETLPQSDVAEGCPLATTPTSVTPENTTSDPELEMAVTEGFFSKDQECTESEDLSTKTHQEAVEPEFISHETYKEFTMPIVSSHKTIQEYSPGPEDYSPETCQPIPRPENDSLETCHEMLGPEDLSIRTCKNRDGPKHSLPEGAQEVGEAQGQDPDAQDSEVNGAFSQEMEEENEADQAPETLASPQGPQEACPENDIYSSALL
- the Hemgn gene encoding hemogen isoform X1, whose product is MYWKDSWRSRESNGLDWHGRKYREANLTDWTKVSLSSTAFRLLVKLEQIPRRHCSKMDVGKDRSHLKRHQTPELPLQKSYAPDIIGAWSLRNREQLRKRRAEAQGRQMSQWLFGEQKKRKYQRTGKGNQRGRKKQGNLEQKAEPWSQTEKETVQEVLVPAEEETVHPGNSATETLPLVASPTKAVTAEHCSEVHQESIQCQETAIQKHSQTHQQSAKAEDLSPTMCREIEVLQHSPRMCQDMAEPEVLSPKMCQETAVPQTYSPKAHEEMTGPGALFPKMCQETTVSPNHSSKVPQDMAGPGALSPKMCQETTVSPNHSSKVPQDMAGPGALSPKMCQETSVLQKHTLKMCLDVARPEVFSPEMTVPKAFPCITPGDAAGPETLPQSDVAEGCPLATTPTSVTPENTTSDPELEMAVTEGFFSKDQECTESEDLSTKTHQEAVEPEFISHETYKEFTMPIVSSHKTIQEYSPGPEDYSPETCQPIPRPENDSLETCHEMLGPEDLSIRTCKNRDGPKHSLPEGAQEVGEAQGQDPDAQDSEVNGAFSQEMEEENEADQAPETLASPQGPQEACPENDIYSSALL
- the Hemgn gene encoding hemogen isoform X2: MYWKDSWRSRESNGLDWHGRKYREANLTDWTKVSLSSTAFRLLVKLEQIPRRHCSKMDVGKDRSHLKRHQTPELPLQKSYAPDIIGAWSLRNREQLRKRRAEAQGRQMSQWLFGEQKKRKYQRTGKGNQRGRKKQGNLEQKAEPWSQTEKETVQEVLVPAEEETVHPGNSATETLPLVASPTKAVTAEHCSEVHQESIQCQETAIQKHSQTHQQSAKAEDLSPTMCREIEVLQHSPRMCQDMAEPEVLSPKMCQETAVPQTYSPKAHEEMTGPGALFPKMCQETTVSPNHSSKVPQDMAGPGALSPKMCQETTVSPNHSSKVPQDMAGPGALSPKMCQETSVLQKHTLKMCLDVARPEVFSPEMTVPKAFPCITPGDAAGPETLPQSDVAEGCPLATTPTSVTPENTTSDPELEMAVTEGFFSKDQECTESEDLSTKTHQEAVEPEFISHETYKEFTMPIVSSHKTIQEYSPGPEDYSPETCQPIPRPENDSLETCHEMLGPEDLSIRTCKNRDGPKHSLPEGAQEVEMEEENEADQAPETLASPQGPQEACPENDIYSSALL